A window of Ignicoccus hospitalis KIN4/I contains these coding sequences:
- a CDS encoding class II aldolase/adducin family protein yields the protein MCDARPVIEVMKLLYQKGMITVLSGNASARCGDVFLITPSGVPKNDIKELSVVSLNDLKWRGPKPSIEYKMHALIYMKTDARSVVHAHNPKAVLAAKLGLPLDPSEYVETAYAIRELARVPPLEAGSEELARRVAEESTRADVILLEGHGAVALGKDPYEALNKLEALEYLAELALLERAVRG from the coding sequence TTGTGTGACGCGCGCCCAGTAATTGAAGTCATGAAGTTGCTCTATCAAAAGGGAATGATAACGGTGTTGAGCGGCAACGCCAGCGCGAGGTGCGGGGACGTCTTCCTAATAACGCCTTCCGGCGTACCGAAGAACGATATAAAGGAGCTGAGCGTAGTGAGCTTGAACGACTTGAAGTGGCGAGGGCCGAAGCCTTCCATAGAGTACAAGATGCACGCCCTAATATACATGAAGACCGACGCGCGCTCGGTGGTGCACGCCCACAACCCCAAAGCGGTCTTGGCCGCAAAGCTAGGGCTCCCGCTGGACCCCAGCGAGTACGTGGAGACGGCCTACGCGATAAGGGAGCTGGCGAGGGTTCCGCCCTTAGAGGCCGGGAGCGAGGAGCTCGCCCGGAGGGTCGCGGAGGAGTCCACCAGGGCGGACGTGATCTTGCTCGAGGGTCACGGGGCAGTCGCCTTGGGTAAGGACCCCTACGAGGCGCTGAACAAGCTCGAGGCACTCGAATACTTAGCCGAGCTCGCGCTGTTGGAGAGGGCTGTTAGGGGATGA
- a CDS encoding YkgJ family cysteine cluster protein has protein sequence MFKCPYNEECKRCCVFEREDEMPVVFEDEKEELERMGQREFVELLPGLYRWVIKGRCPFNDPETGRCKIHEKKPLSCKMYPLNVRVKDGKVFIEVSRACSWVKHNWEEVVNNPPERVFPEEWKALNEVLRRLRGLGLV, from the coding sequence TTGTTCAAATGCCCGTATAACGAGGAGTGCAAGCGCTGCTGCGTCTTCGAGAGGGAGGACGAGATGCCGGTGGTGTTTGAAGACGAGAAGGAGGAGCTGGAGAGGATGGGGCAGAGGGAGTTCGTAGAGCTCCTCCCCGGCCTCTACCGCTGGGTGATCAAGGGCCGGTGCCCCTTCAACGACCCCGAGACGGGGAGGTGTAAGATTCACGAGAAAAAGCCATTGAGCTGTAAGATGTACCCGCTCAACGTCAGGGTTAAGGACGGGAAGGTGTTTATAGAAGTTTCGAGAGCGTGCTCGTGGGTCAAGCACAACTGGGAAGAGGTGGTTAACAACCCGCCGGAGAGGGTCTTCCCCGAGGAGTGGAAGGCCCTAAACGAGGTCTTGCGCAGGCTCCGGGGACTGGGCCTTGTGTGA
- a CDS encoding ATP-binding protein, with the protein MEEGLGRVSVDPERCDGCGLCVELCPFNSLAMEGGTVRQVGPCYLCGGCEALCKAIRVEPLLEPKEFDEGFR; encoded by the coding sequence TTGGAGGAGGGGTTAGGGAGGGTTTCGGTCGACCCGGAAAGGTGTGACGGCTGCGGCCTGTGCGTTGAGCTGTGTCCCTTCAACTCCCTAGCGATGGAGGGCGGAACGGTGAGGCAAGTAGGGCCTTGTTACCTCTGCGGGGGCTGTGAGGCCTTATGCAAGGCGATAAGGGTAGAACCTTTGTTGGAGCCTAAGGAGTTCGATGAAGGCTTCCGCTAA